Proteins from one Leptonema illini DSM 21528 genomic window:
- the tig gene encoding trigger factor: MEYKVKKKSDTQAVVTFTATAADIEGAYEKAYVKAASKVKLPGFRPGKAPIDLVKKHLGDSVIEDAANILVIDAYNDTVEKLDPSPVSRPSFKLEKFEPGKGAEFEAEYEFLPEIKLAKYKKLKVEQEQPEFEEALYEPVLTKIQEQNVIMVPREGQPVSEGDVVTLNLQIAQGKKELYKNSELEFDTAKDEIFPGLKEAVSGKKVGDAHSYEVDVEKNFPDRRYAGKKVTVSFDTVDVRARELPAINDELAAQAGEFSTLADLKADIKSKILKVAEEHLKGRAMDSLIKQIIEKNPFAVPTALVETEVERILANLSRRLGIEEGKRISIEGLAQLTGRTGEEVKSEYEAMALENIKSRMVIDETARLESIEVTDADLEKEIRERLVSAGYEDGPMLDRMVQDENLRSGLRDEMKVKKTLDWLYENAEVKKGDKVSIKKLIEEGKIRI, translated from the coding sequence ATGGAATACAAAGTTAAGAAGAAATCCGACACACAGGCCGTCGTTACGTTTACGGCTACGGCCGCCGATATCGAAGGCGCCTATGAGAAGGCCTATGTGAAGGCGGCGTCCAAGGTAAAACTGCCAGGATTCAGGCCCGGCAAGGCGCCGATCGATCTGGTGAAGAAGCATCTTGGCGATAGCGTTATTGAAGACGCCGCCAACATCCTTGTTATCGATGCCTATAACGATACGGTCGAAAAGCTTGATCCGTCGCCCGTAAGCCGCCCTTCCTTCAAGCTTGAGAAGTTCGAGCCCGGCAAAGGCGCTGAGTTTGAGGCCGAATACGAATTCCTTCCCGAGATCAAGCTCGCAAAATACAAGAAGTTAAAGGTCGAACAGGAGCAGCCTGAGTTCGAAGAGGCGCTCTATGAGCCTGTGCTGACAAAGATTCAGGAACAGAACGTCATCATGGTGCCGCGCGAAGGGCAACCCGTTTCTGAAGGCGATGTCGTTACTCTGAATCTTCAGATCGCTCAGGGTAAAAAAGAGTTATATAAGAATTCCGAGCTTGAGTTCGATACGGCTAAAGATGAGATCTTTCCCGGACTGAAAGAGGCCGTATCGGGCAAGAAGGTCGGCGACGCGCATAGCTATGAAGTCGACGTCGAGAAGAACTTTCCCGATCGCCGCTATGCCGGTAAGAAGGTCACCGTTTCGTTTGATACGGTCGATGTGCGCGCACGTGAGCTGCCTGCGATTAACGACGAGCTTGCCGCCCAGGCAGGTGAGTTCAGCACGCTTGCCGACCTGAAGGCCGACATTAAAAGCAAGATCCTTAAAGTGGCTGAAGAGCATCTGAAGGGCAGGGCTATGGACTCGCTGATCAAACAGATCATCGAGAAGAACCCCTTTGCCGTTCCCACTGCCCTTGTCGAAACGGAAGTGGAGCGCATCCTCGCCAACCTTTCGCGCCGCCTCGGCATTGAAGAAGGAAAGCGCATTTCTATCGAAGGCCTGGCACAGCTTACCGGCCGCACTGGCGAAGAAGTGAAGTCGGAGTACGAGGCCATGGCGCTTGAGAATATCAAATCGCGCATGGTCATTGACGAAACGGCTCGTCTGGAATCCATAGAGGTAACCGACGCCGATCTTGAGAAAGAGATTCGGGAGCGCCTGGTTTCGGCCGGTTATGAAGACGGTCCGATGCTTGACCGCATGGTGCAGGACGAAAACCTGCGAAGCGGCCTGCGCGACGAGATGAAGGTGAAAAAAACGCTCGACTGGCTCTATGAGAACGCCGAGGTGAAGAAAGGAGATAAAGTCTCCATCAAAAAGTTGATCGAAGAGGGCAAGATCCGTATTTGA
- a CDS encoding AI-2E family transporter produces the protein MDLHDKKMDLATHGVRILFFALVIVFLASLLYGLKELAVPFSIAFLLSIFLNPAVDFFEGLGINRVLSVMVVLLLLVGGVYVILALLIPPLTAEAQKFAAELGQLANILPDLIQSAREKLEFILPDTYRTIKIDIPWLVDLVLGPVKDSNLLASIPNLITYSIITPIVLFIFLLQGDEIFRGVMALVPNRFFEMTLLITHQIRYGIVSYLKGLSIQIAILSCIFIPGFWIIDLPYAPVLALFAAAVNIIPYVGPAMGAAPVVAVALLTGNGLLLPALIVIGIGQGVDNAFTQPVVLARSVDVHPIVAVLAVITFQQWMGFVGMVIALPLAGIMVMTIQTMYRSLKSFGVI, from the coding sequence ATGGATCTTCACGATAAAAAAATGGATCTTGCGACGCATGGCGTTCGCATCCTCTTCTTCGCTCTGGTCATCGTCTTCCTGGCGTCCCTGCTTTACGGGCTGAAAGAGCTGGCCGTTCCGTTCAGCATCGCCTTTCTGCTTTCGATCTTCCTTAACCCCGCCGTCGATTTTTTCGAAGGTCTGGGTATCAATCGCGTGCTCAGCGTCATGGTCGTACTGCTTCTGCTTGTCGGCGGCGTCTACGTCATCCTTGCGCTGCTTATACCACCGCTGACGGCAGAGGCGCAGAAATTCGCGGCAGAGCTTGGCCAGCTTGCGAACATACTGCCCGATCTGATTCAGTCGGCTCGTGAGAAGCTTGAATTCATTCTTCCCGATACGTATCGCACGATTAAGATCGACATCCCCTGGCTTGTTGATCTTGTTCTGGGCCCGGTCAAAGATAGCAACCTGCTTGCTTCGATTCCGAACCTGATCACCTATTCGATTATTACGCCTATCGTTCTTTTTATCTTTCTGTTACAGGGAGACGAGATCTTTCGCGGAGTGATGGCGCTCGTGCCCAATCGCTTTTTCGAGATGACGCTTCTGATCACGCATCAGATCCGTTACGGCATCGTTTCGTATTTAAAGGGGCTTTCCATTCAGATCGCTATTCTCTCGTGCATCTTTATTCCTGGATTCTGGATCATCGACCTGCCCTATGCTCCGGTACTTGCTCTTTTCGCCGCCGCCGTGAACATCATCCCTTATGTCGGTCCTGCTATGGGGGCCGCTCCCGTAGTCGCCGTCGCTCTGCTCACGGGAAACGGCCTTTTACTGCCCGCCTTGATCGTCATCGGCATCGGCCAGGGCGTCGACAACGCCTTCACGCAACCCGTCGTGCTTGCGCGATCGGTCGATGTGCATCCGATTGTTGCCGTACTCGCCGTGATCACCTTTCAGCAATGGATGGGATTCGTCGGCATGGTAATAGCGCTTCCTCTGGCCGGGATCATGGTGATGACCATTCAGACGATGTACAGGTCGTTGAAATCGTTCGGCGTAATCTGA
- a CDS encoding ATP-dependent Clp protease proteolytic subunit yields MSYYPTIYEQTSRGERPYDVYSRLLRDRIVFIGHPINDEYANSIIAQLLFLEAEDPQNDIYIYINSPGGYISSGLAVYDTMQYIRPDIRTICIGQASNICSLLLTAGTKGKRSALPNARIAMHQPLGGVTGQSRDIELQAQELINIKDRLNNIYAHHTGRPLEQIERDTDRMFHMSAEDAKNYGLIDTVFEFNRKREPAVG; encoded by the coding sequence ATGTCTTATTACCCCACAATTTACGAGCAGACTTCCCGCGGAGAGCGTCCTTACGACGTGTATTCCAGGCTGCTGCGCGATCGCATCGTCTTCATCGGCCATCCGATCAACGACGAATATGCGAATTCCATTATCGCTCAACTTCTGTTTCTCGAAGCCGAAGATCCGCAGAACGATATTTACATCTACATCAATTCACCGGGCGGATACATCTCCTCCGGCCTTGCCGTCTATGACACGATGCAATACATCCGTCCTGACATCCGGACCATCTGCATCGGGCAGGCTTCAAACATCTGCTCTCTGCTTTTGACAGCCGGTACAAAAGGCAAGAGGTCGGCTCTGCCGAATGCGCGCATCGCCATGCATCAGCCGCTTGGGGGCGTGACCGGCCAGTCCCGCGATATCGAGCTCCAGGCGCAGGAACTGATCAACATCAAGGACCGACTGAACAACATCTACGCCCATCATACGGGGCGTCCGCTTGAGCAGATCGAGCGTGATACGGATCGTATGTTCCACATGTCGGCCGAAGATGCGAAGAATTACGGACTGATCGATACGGTTTTCGAATTCAACCGCAAGCGTGAGCCTGCCGTCGGCTGA
- a CDS encoding cyclic nucleotide-binding domain-containing protein has product MRSFPLWDAIRKDQESPLQKELAVMREIPLFDSIPQKGLRVIRDQCHMRQFKDGEHIFRATEPGVGMYIILEGRVRVYSARSGREETLAELEHGDFFGELALLEETPRTASAVSDGYSRMLGFFRPDLDVIIKRNPRLSNLLLLNIARVTGRRLITTTEILDHALKELNQLREKEQ; this is encoded by the coding sequence ATGAGATCCTTTCCTTTATGGGACGCCATCCGAAAAGACCAGGAAAGCCCGCTTCAGAAGGAGCTCGCCGTCATGCGCGAGATTCCTCTTTTCGATAGCATTCCACAGAAAGGTCTTCGCGTCATTCGTGATCAATGCCACATGCGCCAGTTCAAAGACGGCGAGCATATCTTTCGCGCTACGGAGCCCGGCGTCGGCATGTATATCATTCTCGAAGGCCGCGTACGCGTGTATTCGGCGCGAAGCGGACGCGAAGAGACGCTGGCCGAGCTCGAGCACGGCGACTTCTTCGGAGAACTGGCCCTTCTCGAAGAAACGCCGCGTACGGCATCGGCCGTCAGCGACGGTTACAGCCGCATGCTGGGCTTCTTTCGCCCCGATCTCGACGTCATCATCAAACGGAATCCAAGGCTATCGAATCTACTGCTGCTCAATATCGCCCGTGTTACAGGACGCCGCCTGATCACGACGACGGAAATCCTGGACCATGCGCTAAAAGAACTGAATCAATTGCGCGAAAAGGAGCAATGA